From Salvia splendens isolate huo1 chromosome 16, SspV2, whole genome shotgun sequence, a single genomic window includes:
- the LOC121771870 gene encoding probable endo-1,3(4)-beta-glucanase ARB_01444 yields MMRKIKRRVKTVITKPFNKKKPPKKPPPPPPSPSPSPPPMPPPPSPAASRPFIFPKTQSPVLPDPSPFFAPHLLAAPLPTNSFFQNFTLKNGDQPEYIHPYLIKSSQSSLTICYPSLFKNPAFIYQVFIADLTVSTLNNPNPNSTHVISSFSDLSVTLDFPSNNLRFFLARGSPYLTCTVVTPVSLSISTIHAVLELTPNSSCTRYKIRLNNNQTWLLYTSSPINLNHDISTITSTVFSGVIRIAALPVDSPKIESTLDQFSSCYAVRGDAVFTKPFSLDYRWEKRGWGDLLMLAHPLHLRLLSDTDCSVSVLEDFKYDSIDGELVGVVGDSWSLKTDPVSVTWHSIKGVEESSCSAIIEALINDVQALDAGAVTTPSSYFYGKLVARAARLALIAEEVSYTDVIPAIKQFLKQTIEPWLEGTFGPNGFLYDAKWGGIVTKQGSLDSGADFGFGVYNDHHYHLGYFVYGIAVLAKIDSAWGRKYRAQAYALMADYMNMSRRENSNYTRLRCFDLWKLHSWAGGLTEFADGRNQESTSEAVNAYYSTALMGLAYGDSHLVWIGSTISALEILAAETWWHVKEDGKSLYPAEFARDNRVVGVLWASKRDSGLWFAPAEWKECRLGIQLLPLLPISEALFSDAGFVRKLVEWTMPALARDGVGEGWKGFVYALQGMYDKGGAVANVRSLKGYDDGNSLTNLLWWIHSRDQQPDECDRLCWFRHYSH; encoded by the coding sequence ATGATGAGGAAGATCAAACGAAGAGTCAAAACCGTTATTACGAAGCCTTTCAACAAGAAAAAGCCACCGAAAAAGCCGCCACCGCCtcctccctccccctccccgtCGCCTCCGCCCATGCCTCCTCCGCCCTCCCCCGCGGCCTCCCGCCCCTTCATCTTCCCCAAAACCCAATCCCCCGTCCTCCCCGACCCCTCCCCATTCTTCGCCCCCCACCTCCTCGCCGCCCCCCTCCCCACCAATTCCTTCTTCCAGAACTTCACCCTCAAAAATGGCGATCAGCCTGAATACATCCATCCCTACCTCATCAAATCTTCGCAATCCTCTCTCACAATCTGCTACCCCTCTCTATTCAAAAATCCCGCCTTCATCTACCAAGTATTCATCGCCGATTTAACAGTTTCCACGCTCAACAACCCAAACCCTAACTCCACTCATGTCATCTCCTCTTTCTCCGATCTCAGCGTCACTCTCGATTTCCCCTCCAACAATCTGAGATTCTTCCTCGCTCGAGGTAGTCCGTATTTGACCTGCACCGTGGTGACACCAGTTTCCCTCTCGATTTCCACCATTCACGCCGTTCTCGAGCTCACTCCCAACAGCTCATGCACTAGATACAAAATTAGGTTGAACAACAATCAGACGTGGCTTCTCTACACCTCGTCGCCGATTAATCTGAACCACGACATCAGTACGATCACTTCTACTGTGTTCTCCGGCGTGATTCGGATTGCGGCATTGCCGGTAGATTCGCCCAAAATTGAGTCGACTCTGGATCAATTCAGCTCCTGCTACGCCGTGAGGGGCGATGCCGTTTTCACAAAGCCCTTCTCTTTGGATTACAGATGGGAGAAGAGAGGATGGGGGGATTTATTGATGCTAGCGCATCCTCTCCATCTCAGGCTTCTCTCGGATACCGATTGCTCTGTTTCTGTGCTAGAAGATTTCAAATACGACAGCATCGATGGGGAGCTCGTTGGTGTAGTTGGTGATTCTTGGAGTTTGAAAACCGATCCTGTATCAGTAACTTGGCATTCGATCAAAGGAGTTGAGGAGAGCTCGTGCTCTGCAATCATCGAAGCTCTTATCAATGATGTGCAGGCATTGGATGCTGGTGCAGTGACGACGCCCTCGTCTTACTTCTACGGGAAATTAGTGGCTAGAGCGGCAAGGCTAGCATTGATAGCTGAAGAAGTGTCCTACACCGATGTGATACCGGCAATCAAACAGTTCTTGAAGCAGACAATCGAGCCGTGGCTAGAGGGGACCTTCGGGCCTAATGGATTCCTCTACGATGCAAAATGGGGAGGCATTGTGACAAAGCAAGGGTCGTTGGATTCGGGTGCTGATTTCGGTTTTGGAGTGTACAATGATCACCATTATCATCTTGGATACTTTGTGTATGGGATTGCTGTGTTGGCCAAGATTGACTCTGCTTGGGGGAGGAAGTACAGGGCGCAGGCTTACGCGTTGATGGCGGATTACATGAACATGAGCAGGCGGGAGAACTCAAACTACACACGGTTGAGATGCTTCGATCTGTGGAAGCTGCATTCTTGGGCAGGAGGGCTGACAGAGTTTGCAGACGGGCGCAATCAAGAGAGCACGAGCGAGGCTGTGAATGCATACTACTCCACAGCTCTGATGGGGCTGGCGTATGGGGATAGCCACCTCGTTTGGATTGGTTCGACTATATCAGCTTTGGAGATTCTTGCTGCAGAGACATGGTGGCATGTGAAGGAGGATGGGAAGAGTTTGTATCCAGCTGAGTTTGCTAGAGATAATAGAGTTGTTGGAGTGTTGTGGGCTAGTAAAAGGGATAGTGGGCTGTGGTTTGCTCCTGCCGAGTGGAAGGAGTGTAGGCTGGGGATTCAGCTGCTGCCTTTGCTCCCAATTAGTGAGGCACTTTTCTCCGATGCTGGTTTCGTGAGGAAGCTCGTGGAGTGGACAATGCCAGCGTTGGCAAGGGATGGGGTGGGAGAGGGGTGGAAGGGGTTCGTGTATGCGTTGCAAGGGATGTACGACAAGGGAGGCGCGGTGGCGAATGTTAGGAGCTTGAAGGGGTATGATGATGGGAATTCTCTTACCAATCTGCTGTGGTGGATCCATAGCAGGGACCAGCAGCCAGATGAGTGTGACAGGTTGTGTTGGTTTCGACATTATAGTCATTGA